TGAAGGTGGAGACCGTGGTCCAGACGCATTGGGCATCGTCCAGCTCGCTGTAGTCATCCATGCTGTCATCTCTGATGCTGCAGGGGTTGATGCCCAGGACGGAGCAGTGCCAGGACTCTGCCGAAAGACAGGAGGTGCCAGGGTCATTGGGTGATGGGGTCTGAGTGATGGGGAGGGACTCATTCAGTGGCATCTCTCTAAGGCAGGGCAGCTACACCGACTCTTCCATCAGGGCTAGGAGCCGCAAGAGATGAGGGTCACCTCCCCGTCCCCATGAAGAGGTGACTCTGCAGACCCCAGACACCCCTGGGGAATAGGGTGTATCCCCCTGGGAAGATGATTCCACAGCCTCAGAGATTTTCCCAACTGGTTCTAGCAAATATTCCCTGACCTCTGTTCATTATTCCACCCTCCCACAACTTTACTCTCCTCTACGTATAAGTCTCCCATCAAAGCAGTATACAAGACTTCATGGGTGAACGGTGGGATAGATGGACCAGTTGCCAGGTCTGATATAATAACTGCTACCTACCTAGAGTCTAGatgaatctatctatctatctatctatctatctatctatctatctatccccatccaccccatctatctatctatctatctatctatctatctatctatctatctatctatctatctatctatctatctatctatctattcccatAGATTCTATGAccagaagggcccattatgaTAATCCaacctgacctcctgcatcactCTTGTGTGTGAATGCCTCACAACTATTCCTTGATGTCAATTATACCCATTTTGCAGACTAGGAATTCAACACACATGGAAAGTCGGGGCTTGCTTTTCAGACATGCTGGAgcccctgcagcttccaatgGCTTTgaatggagctgcaaacttctgaAACCCAGTCCATAAATAACTTGCCCAATGTCCCAAAGGCAACACTgtggcagagagaggaaaagaacccaggagtccctgaCCAATGTCTTTACCACAAGTAAATCCTTCTTCCCTCAGTTATCCCAttagtgtgggattttcaaacttttctaaGGTACTTGGATGTCCAGTGCTCATAATGAATGGTAATTGGGTATCCATATATCCAAGGAATCTTTGAAAATCTGCTAAATAATAAGGGACAGGGTCTTAAATATAATTAGGTGCTTAAAGAAATAAATAGATTGATTTCAGTTGAAGTTAGGTACCTAGCCACctaggcccaggtcctcaaaggtctttgaaatcagtgagagttaggcactgaaatacctttgaaaatctgatcctaaGAGAGTAGGCATAGATATACAGTAAGCATAGACTATATTTCTATTATAGGCAGTGGTGTAGTGGTAAAAACTGAAATGAGTAAGCTAACCTAACCTAAACTCCGTATTCTCCTAGTGAGAAGGGAGTAAACTGAGTTTACCTGGGTTTACCCCTGACTAGACTATTGATTATAGGTGTGTTTAGTGTAACTGACACAACATGGCCTCAGTTTGTGATAGGCGCTTCTAGAcatttcaataataataatattaataataattaataattaataataacataATAATAAATTTTTCTCCATCCTTTTGCGTCATATCATCCAGATACTTGCAGGAGAAGAGGTAGGAGACCATAAATAAGAGCAAAATTTCCCATGGGTGCAGTTGGGTTATCGTTTTAATAGGCTTGTGAAATGTACAGAAAGAAGGCAGGCGAATGATGTCTTCATTGAGACTGAATCAAAGGAAACACACATAGGGAATAGCCAGAGGCCAAATTGGAAGGAGTGGGGGACAGCCAACAGAGGAATCTTTAGGTTGAGGTGCAGAGTGGATTATGGGGCACTAATGAAGCAACTAAGATGTGTTTTACCAGTATGGACATTGGCACTTCTTGCTATAATCCCTTCAGAGGAGAGGTGGGCGACTAGACAGCTGTAGGAAGTCCCCAGAATCCATTTGCTCCTGGACACCTCAAGCTTGCTGATCACTGAGCACTGATGGCTGTTATGGTCACAGTCGTGGTTCTCGTTATCAGCCGGGATGTCGACCTCAGTCTGGGCTGTCTTCTCTTGCCACCAGATGGAGATCTCACTGGGGTAGAAGTCTTTGACGATGCAGTGAAGAGTGAGGTTTTGGTTGCTGCAGATTTCCTCTGAGGATGGGGGCAGAAGGTAGACAGCTGGAGCCTTCAGGGAACCTGCAGCATTGGAGGAGcgcggtggggagagagagcacaagaaTGGCATAATTGAATATAAAGTATCATGGGTCAACAAAGTCATTCAAGGTGGCTTTGATTCCAAGGCACTAAGAAAGTGCTTACCAGATAAGGTGGTCAATTCAAGGCTAATTTACCATTCATTATTAGATGATAGCACTCCttcactccctctctctccccctcacccatatctatctatctatctatctatctatctatctatctatctatctatctatctatctatctatctatctatctatctatctatctaatacTGTCATCCATCACTGCAGGCCTGGATCTGAGGCCTGGATGCACAAAGGGACTTAGAAATTGCAATGCTTAACCCTACAGTCTATCCCCATTTAGTTCCTTATCACCAACCCTAAACCTACAGTCCATTCCCCAGCCAATGCAGGGTTCTCCCTGACAGTCCATCCCCATCTTGCACTCTAAAATTAACCCTAACCCTATAATTCATCCCTAGCTGCTCACTTATGCTTAACTCTAAAATCTATTCTTAGCTAGTGCCCTAACTTTAACCCTAACCCTAGAGTCCATCCCCAGCTAATCACGTAACCTTAACCATAACCCTACAGTCTATCATCCAGCCAGTCCCCAGTGATCCATTTCCAGCTAATTGAACATTCCCATGGGCTAttttcctgtgtgactgtggatAGCTCCAGTGAATCCAGGGTCCTTCTGGGAGGCCAGTCTCTGACCTTTCCCCTAAGTCCTCACCATTCTTTGGGCTGATGCCCAGCACATGCTCCGACAGGTCACTCTTGATCTGGCATCTGACGGTCTCAGTGGAGTTCCATTCACTCAGGTTGACCTGCAGCCAACTTTGCAGCCAGATGCTGCCGTTGAGTTGctccatcctcacagctcccaggTCCGCCAGCTCACCGTCCATCGTCCAGTTGATGCTGGCATTGGCCAGGGAGGTCTTGCATGTCACAGCAGCCATCTTGTTCATGAAAAGCTCTTTCAAAGATGGCGGCTGTATGTAGGTGGACAGCAATTCTGGTTCCCAGCAGCCTGTAGAGCCAACCATCAAGGAAGTGATCACACATAATGCTATCTGCCCAATCAGTGGGGGATTTTCAGATTATGGGTCCTTAAAGTTTAGAGTGTAGGGTATGTTTTTTCTGAGCTGCTCAGCTCCTACTGGGTTTCTGTGTCacacattcatagattcatagatctaaggccagaagagaccattgtgatcatccagtctgacctccagcataacacatgccagagaacttccctgagtTACTTACTGCATGAACTAGAGTAGAtcgtttagaaaaacatcctgttTTGATCTAAAAATTGCCAGTTATGGAGAATCCATAGCCTATGGCAactttttccagtggttaattacccacaATGTAtacattatttccagtctgaatttgtctaacttcaacttccagacattttcattttgttatacctttgtctactAAATttagagccctctattatcaattTTTTCCATATGTAGCTATTTGTAAACGGTGATTAAATCACCCattaatagggccctaccaaattcatggccatgaaaaatacatcacagaccatgaaatctggtctcccctggtcttttgtatacttttacctATACTATACTATAGGGTAAAAGTATACAGATGTACAtaatgtttctcaaattggggatcctgacaCAAAAGGGACTGCAAAGCTATTGTAGGGGGATTGAGGGATTGCCGctcttacttctgccctgctttcagagctgggtgtctggacAGCTGctttctggctgcccagctctgaaggcagcacagaagcaaTACTGCAAACCCCTCTTGGGCCGGGACCCCGAGTTTGAGAAATGCTCACTTAAGGGCTTTACCTGTTTATATTTTACTGGATTTAAATACATATTCATCCTTTGTTACAACAgcatgaaatttaagatttaaatatttgaaaccatgaaattcaagattttaaaaattcgatgactgtgaaatttacaaaaatggactgtgaatttggtagggccctacccattaaccttctctttgtcaagATAAGTAGAATAAACATCACtgtaattctttaatcattcttgtagtcTTCTCTGAAACTGAGAACTGAAAGCTGATCATTGAGAATTGACTTTCAATGTCCAACAACTAATAGCTAAGAATTGATAGATGATAACTGAGAATGGACTTTTAATACTTGGCAATTCATAACTAAGAATTGACAAATGATGACTGAGAATTGATTTTCAATACTTAATGATTGATAATCGAGAATCGACTTTTGGTAAGTGAGAACTGACATATGAATACTGACGGATGATAATTGCAAGATGACTACTGATGCTGGACAATTCATGACTGAGAATTGACAAACAATCTTTGCTGATGACATGCATACAGAGAAATTAGGGGAATATTCCTAGATCTAAATGGAGAGAAATGAGATGAAAGTTGCAAAAAGGGGGCAACCTTCATGAATGTGAATTTGGGCACTGTTGAGAAGGGGACAATGACAGGAAGCTGTGGCCAGAGAAAAGATACTCAAGAAGGAGGAAGAGATTTTGGACACACAACTTCCATAAATGTCACCTAAATCCCCTAGGAAGCATGGAATATCTCAGCCTGCGGAGCTAAGTCCTGCTCAGTGCTTACCAGTAGAGTgcagtgccttctccagggtcgtGTTAGTGGAGCTATGGATCACAGTGCAGGTGTAGGCCTTCAGCGTGCTATATTCggctgccctgagcaccagctgaCAGCTCTGCTGGAACCTCCCATCTCCCAGGGTTGTTGGAGAGGAGGGAGAGCTGCAGTTGAGGTGCTGCTTGTTGAAAGTCCATTGCATGTCTAGGTGCTTTGGGTAGAAGCCGGTGGCAAAGCACGTCAGATTCTCATGCCCACCTATGTCTGGTGCGTGGAAGACTGTGACTGTTGGGGGAGATGGCTCCAGGAAATCTGAAACAAAGGGTTGGCTTTTTGTTGCAATTTAATTTATGCAGAAGGATGGGGGGAGGATGCCGAAGGTGGGGAAGCTAGGAAGCTGAAGAGAAGGTGAACTCTAATTACACCTAGAAATGTGAGTGTTGTGTAGAAGGAAAAGGCAAGGATGGTGAAGGATTTAGCTTTCAGTGGAAATCTCTAACCACCAAGCTCTTCAGATGCAAACTCTGAAAGTGCAGACCATGCCTCCCtatggctctgggggattatcATCATAATGTGGTGATCCTTAGGTTGCAATGCCAATGCTCCATAGTGACACCTGATCGCATCATGTCATGTTGTGATGCAAATGCTGAGTCATGACACAATCGTATGATACTATGATGCAATGCAAACCGTGGGCCCGTGGCAAGAGAACTGTCTCATGTCATGCTACAGTGCAGATGCTGCTATGCAACCAGGTCATGTCAAGGTGTCATGCAAACACTATGTCATGAAACGACTGCATAGTGTTGAGCTGCCGCGCAAACACACATAACTAAACTGTGACACAATTTTTCCATCATTTTGTATCAAGGGGCAGTGCAAATGCTGAATCATGCTGCATTCACGCCATGCTGAGATGCGGTACAAACACTGTTCCATGATACTACCGCGTCATGTTGAGATGCAGCATCAGTGCATCCTGGGGCATCTTTATTTTGCCACAGCCAGACGTCAACATTTCACAACACAGCATCAAGGCGACAGGTCATGGCATCAGGAATAATCACAGTCATGACAGAACACTGCCAGGTTACAGCAAAACATTAACAAAAGTATAATCCTAGCAGGCCAAAATATCAGCATCTCATGACAAGACATcatacaacaaaaaaaaaataagtatatCACTACAGTGCAgtatacaataaaccaccagaAATCATCACCAAGTCATGATGAGACACCATCCCGTGATGACAAGACATCACAACTCATGTCTATGTATCACCACATAATGAAAAAATAGCAATGTCATGACAAAATATGATGATGTGACAAAGTGAGATCTTGCTGTGACATAATAACAGCACATCATGACAAAGTATGTCCTGATAGTGTGTCCCGTTTCTATGCAGCATAAATCGTGCCATGCTGGTGTGAAATTACTCTGTGCCATAAAGCCACCATGTCGCAATGCAGCTACATCCCACAGCAACACCACAGTGCAGGGGTGTGAAGCTAGACATCACCATATCATGATGAGATATCACGAGCTCACAATCTGCACCCTCATATCCCTCCACAGTATCATCATACTGAGATGAAAAGTCATTACTGAATTGTTCCTTTGAGTCGATTTCCCCAGGGAGGGCCACCCAGTCCTAGTTTTAAAAATCCCGAGAAATGGATTCTCCCTTCCCTTAGGGAAAATGGTTCCCCAGACTTACAGAGCCCACCACTTCTTCCCACTGCTAGGGAATTCTTTCTGGCATCTAGACTCACCTAACACAGTCCTGCTGGTGTAGTGCATAGACGGCAAGGACTCATGGCCTACCAAGCAAGTATATACAGCCCCACTTTCCCACTGAGACACTGGGATTTTCAGGTAGCTTTGGGTAGAGAAGGTTGAATTCCTCTCTTTAGCCACTGGGGGAAGAGTAATGTATCCAGAGGGCTCGATGCTGTGGTTGTCCCTTTTCCATTCAATGAGCAATTCAGATGGGAAGAAATCAGAGACCTCACAGGTGAGCCACACCTCAGCATTGGGGCTGGGTTGTGCTGGCGATGGGATAACGAGGGATACTGAAGGAGCCTTGGCTATGCTGGCATCTGTATGGAGGGGAAGTGCAATGTGAGTTCATCAAGACTGACTTGaaaccctgaagtcaatggagttgggGAATTGGATATGGAGCCTCTCCCCTCTTGGGGGCAGCGGCTCTGACCCGgctccagggcaggggattggctggctcagggggtggggaatgggaaatGGGGTCTTTCCCCTCTTGTGGGTCCCATCTCTGATCCAGATCCAAGTAGGGGACATTAAATGGCTCATTTGCCAGCTCTGTACTAGGGGGAGCTGTGCTACAGAATTTGGGGtgttggactctctctctctatccttTCCGATTGGTTGTCATCTACCTATCTATTCTTCCTCTTCTCTAACTATTTATCCCCATaaatatccatccatccatccatgcaatgccccatccatccatccatccatccatccatccatccatccatccatccatccatccaatgACATTCATCCCTGCATACATCCATCTATCCATCATAtgactgcatctctctctctctggggcttATAGTACCTGACCCCTTCCCGtgggtggctgtatttcagtaaGGAGTGGGAGGGGTCCCTGTCCCTACCCCCTATAAAGCATTAGGGCAAAGTCACTGATTATTGTTTGAGTCCCTTCTCCTTCTCTCACCCCTGAACTTCTGGATGGTCTCCTCCATGCCTTTGAACAGCGAGCAGGGATGAGTCACTCTACAGAGGATGCTTCTCCCGGAGTCCCAGACTCCCCTGGGGATGGCTAGGTGGCTCAGGAGACTCTGGGTCTGGTTGCTGTATTTCTTGGCTTCTCCCACGGTGGCATTGGCAGTCCAGTTGGCACCGTCCAGCTCCCAGGTGAGTTTTGCCTGGCCCAGCTCATAGCCCACTGCCAGGCAAGTCAGGAGGGCTTCGTCTCGAGTGAGCAAGGCTTCCAGGGATGGCTTGAGGAGGTACAGGTTTGGCAGGGGGATGCTCCCCTGACAGGCTGGAGTGGAGAAGAAAGGTAGACATGTCCTTCACAtggtgtggtggtggggagaggctgcagggagggaagggatgggggagaggttgagggagctgCTTGGGGTagggtgaggggtgcagagcagAAGCAGAGAAGGGTCGGGGGACAGGGATGCCAGGGGGaacaatgaggagtttggggagcagggaggagtaGACCAGGCCTGATCCAGATGGGGTAGGGGGTGCAaagtgggaagggatggggggatCAGGGTggagagcagagggggctgcagaaggtgagggggtgggggagtagggaggggagagggggtcagggagtggagggggagcaggtggggggaaggggagggatccAGGGGGCATTAGGGGACCTGACTCACCTGCACACTTGCTGGTAGTGCTGAGCTGGGTGCTACCAGTCCCAGGATGGGTCACATGGCAGCTGTACTCCCCCAGCTCATCCCACTCTGCCTGGGACATGGTCAGGTTGCTGGAGGAGCTGAATCTTCCATCTTTCCCCTGGAGGAGTCCAGCCTGGgtgccctctctctccttcccacccGCCTGCCAGGTCAGCTGCAGGCCCTGGGGGTAGTAGCCACTGGCGGAACAGAGCAAGGCAACAGTGTCACTGGCTCCTGGGctcgggcaggcaggcaggatgtGGAGTGTCACTGTGGGGGCACTGGGGAGCATCCAGTCTGCTTGGAGAAACAGAGTCACGGTGGGGTGCTGACAGAAACCCTCCAGAATCatccttctgtctgtctgtccatctgtctagctatctatccccatacagctcatctctctctctccatccaaaTCCATCCATTCAATGACCCCTATCACCTTTTACTCCAGAAGAGATAAGAATTGCCATGCTGGAATGCACCCATTAGCCTGTTTAGTTTGGTAACCTAGCCTTGCTACCATACTAAGACTATGTGGCAATGTAGCTCAACATCCCCACATCCCATCCATGACTGGTCCATCCATTCCTGTATCTTCTCTCCCTGACGCTCTGAATCAGCCAACTGGCACATTTAGGCCTTTATCACATCACCAGGAAtataaatattggtgttacagtAGATCATTCTCTAGTTCACCTTTGCCGATGGTCTTCTTGGTCACCTTTCCCCCTGTCTCTTTATGCTCCACCTCACACGTGTAATTTGCCTCTTCGTCCCATTTGTCCATAGTTGTTTCAAAGCTGGCTCTGTATGTACCATCCTCCATCCTTTGCTCGCTTGCAGGGTGTAGCTTTCCTTGCCACTTGATTGTCACTCCTTTGGGCCTGTAGTCATATGCAATACACTTCAATGTCACAGTTTTCTTCTCCAAGTCTATGGACTGCAGGAGTTCAACTGTGGGTGTTTGTGGATTGGTTGGGgctgcaaaaaaacccagagcTTAATCTGATAGCAGCCAGGCTgagcaaaagggaaaatagagtAGATATGTATAAACAGGTTAGGAAAGGGCTGACTCACCTGCGTGGAGCGATAGCAATCCCTCAGGAGGGTTAGCGAAAGAAAGGAAGGGGTAGTCTTCATGAGGCAACATGCAGGAGCATCAAGGAAGGTGGGCAAGAAAGAGCCTCATGCTGTATCCTAGAGTGCCACAGTCACCAACAAATCCAAAATGTGCAATGGGTGTGTGCACCTACCGAGCGGAACGGGAGCATCGCCGTTCAGTTGTGTGGGGTGTTTGGAGTTGTTGCCTTTGAAGTGCACCCTAGAGTCTGATGTCTGCTCTATCGAACATTGTATGAAGGATATGCCTGGTGTCGCTCATGAGATTAGCCTTGTAAAGTACATGCTGTTGGAGTTGGGACTCCACATTCATATGGATGCCCAAGCCACACTGTGGGGCAATGGAGCTGAGGGGTTTCTTTCCTGTGCTTGTATGCACTCATCAGCTTCTGAATCAGATATGgaatctgccccaccccagctcacgtTTCCCTTGAGAACAGATTTTAATTGAGTGCCTGTCATGGCTGCAGATCCACGAAGGCATTTCCAATGTGCTGACAACAAATTTGAGAAATAAGAAGGGACCAGAAGGACAAAATTGTGAATCTTCCACCATGAGAATCCATGTCTAAGTGTGAAGCAAACAACTCCCAGAGGGATCCATGGTTAAGAAGGAAAGAAATTTTTCAGGGAACCACCTCCCAACCATGAAAGACCTCTGTGAACTTTCCCCAAGAGCAAGAGTGTCCATCCCA
This sequence is a window from Eretmochelys imbricata isolate rEreImb1 chromosome 13, rEreImb1.hap1, whole genome shotgun sequence. Protein-coding genes within it:
- the LOC144273762 gene encoding uncharacterized protein LOC144273762, with product MVTVTSATRTAPSVFPLVPCCSKTGNVPPDTSLACLVTGYLPSPVDIKWNSGQVTKGVKTFPEVTMSNGLHTQSSLLIPSDSSRQGDPYQCDVTHQGTGKTVSGKFPQELCGSAMPPQVHLLVPTCEDSATESQLELVCLLLSFRPGKADVKWLVNGKERSPPTPAFSSAMGTDGSYMGQSRMTVTRQSWERGDVYSCQVTHPAVGTELSMYNTSKCLACLRSSLDPTVYLTKPSYEDIIKNSGHVTCLVLGYDLAASRITWKVDGQVSSAAKTETLKKNSNGTTSLVSSHPVSLAQWGQGTIFTCKVTTLCSGELTQDITVSNTDISNKEPSVTISRAYHEDISGNRVSLTLICEASGFHPEEISMSWLKNNSPELKSSYNNGPVSGSGTFSAYSVLKVDKSREAVNYTCVVHHPAMEEPKRVVEKVSLAPTNPQTPTVELLQSIDLEKKTVTLKCIAYDYRPKGVTIKWQGKLHPASEQRMEDGTYRASFETTMDKWDEEANYTCEVEHKETGGKVTKKTIGKDWMLPSAPTVTLHILPACPSPGASDTVALLCSASGYYPQGLQLTWQAGGKEREGTQAGLLQGKDGRFSSSSNLTMSQAEWDELGEYSCHVTHPGTGSTQLSTTSKCAACQGSIPLPNLYLLKPSLEALLTRDEALLTCLAVGYELGQAKLTWELDGANWTANATVGEAKKYSNQTQSLLSHLAIPRGVWDSGRSILCRVTHPCSLFKGMEETIQKFRDASIAKAPSVSLVIPSPAQPSPNAEVWLTCEVSDFFPSELLIEWKRDNHSIEPSGYITLPPVAKERNSTFSTQSYLKIPVSQWESGAVYTCLVGHESLPSMHYTSRTVLDFLEPSPPTVTVFHAPDIGGHENLTCFATGFYPKHLDMQWTFNKQHLNCSSPSSPTTLGDGRFQQSCQLVLRAAEYSTLKAYTCTVIHSSTNTTLEKALHSTGCWEPELLSTYIQPPSLKELFMNKMAAVTCKTSLANASINWTMDGELADLGAVRMEQLNGSIWLQSWLQVNLSEWNSTETVRCQIKSDLSEHVLGISPKNGSLKAPAVYLLPPSSEEICSNQNLTLHCIVKDFYPSEISIWWQEKTAQTEVDIPADNENHDCDHNSHQCSVISKLEVSRSKWILGTSYSCLVAHLSSEGIIARSANVHTESWHCSVLGINPCSIRDDSMDDYSELDDAQCVWTTVSTFIALFLVTLFYSGFVTFIKVK